The proteins below are encoded in one region of Podarcis raffonei isolate rPodRaf1 chromosome 6, rPodRaf1.pri, whole genome shotgun sequence:
- the HOOK1 gene encoding protein Hook homolog 1 isoform X2, giving the protein MAQVLHEIDAAWFDKVWLSRIKEDVGDNWRIKASNLKKVLQGITDYYHEFLGQQISEDLLPDLSQISEHSDPVELGRLLQLILGCAVNCEKKQEHIQVIMTLEESVQHVVMAAIQELMSKEIVGFVSELPGDLEQQLKRTLEELNEVLAEKEELKQRCQELDLQVAALQEEKSSLMSENEIMNDRLDQLDGSLDDTNTAVAKKYFNAQMQLEQLQEENFRLETAKDDYRVHCEELEKQLVELQHRNDELTSLAEESRALKDEIDVLRTLADKTNKLESTVEVYRKKLEDLNDFRRQVKSLQETNMMYMHNTVSLEEELKKANAARAQLETYKRQVQELHNKLSEESKRADTLAFEQKRLEEKHDALIKEKERLIVQRDALKETNEELRCSQMQQDHLNQTDASAVKSYENLAAEILPVEYREMFIRLQHENKMLHLQQEGSENEQIVELQEKLEQKHRTINELETENRLSKERVGELQQQIEDLQKTLQEQESKTEGEGSSKLKQKIAAHMEKLSEVHDELQKKEALLADLQPDLNQNAQKIEELEAALHKKDEDMKSMEERYKMYLEKARSVIKTLDPKLNPASAEIMLLRKQLTEKDKRIEALEGECKLARLHDHEEKLIVSAWYNKSLAFHKLGMESRLLSGNAAYKDAGPCTPGRSFLAQQRHVTNTRRNLSVKVPPATSD; this is encoded by the exons ATGGCACAAGTACTTCATGAAAT TGATGCTGCTTGGTTTGACAAAGTTTGGCTAAGCCGTATTAAAGAAGATGTTGGTGACAACTGGAGAATAAAG GCCAGCAATTTGAAGAAGGTTCTTCAAGGAATTACAGATTATTATCATGAG TTTTTAGGTCAGCAGATTTCAGAAGATCTCCTTCCTGATTTAAGCCAGATATCTGAACATTCTGATCCAGTAGAGCTGGGCAGGTTACTGCAGCTTATTTTAGGCTGTGCGGTCAACTGCGAAAAGAAACAAG AGCATATACAAGTTATAATGACACTAGAGGAGTCTGTCCAACACGTTGTTATGGCTGCTATTCAAGAG tTGATGAGCAAAGAAATAGTGGGCTTTGTAAGTGAGTTGCCTGGCGATCTGGAGCAACAG CTGAAAAGAACATTGGAAGAACTCAATGAAGTACTAGCAGAAAAAGAAGAGCTGAAACAAAGATGCCAAGAACTAGACCTACAG GTGGCTGCCCTTCAAGAAGAAAAGAGCAGTTTGATGTCTGAAAATGAGATTATGAATGACAGATTGGACCAGCTGGATGGTTCTCTTGATGATACAAATACTGCAGTTGCAAAGAAGTATTTCAATGCACAAATGCAACTAGAGCAACTACAGGAAGAAAATTTCAG GCTTGAAACTGCAAAAGATGATTATCGTGTTCATTGTGAAGAACTTGAGAAACAACTGGTTGAGCTTCAGCATCGGAATGATGAACTGACCTCTCTGGCAGAAGAATCAAGGGCTCTAAAAGATGAGATTGATGTTCTTAG GACGCTTGCTGACAAGACAAACAAGCTGGAGTCAACCGTTGAGGTTTACCGCAAAAAACTGGAGGACCTGAATGACTTTCGCAGACAGGTGAAATCGCTTCAGGAAACAAATATGATGTATATGCACAATACCGTTAGCCTAGAGGAAGAGCTGAAGAAAGCCAACGCAGCCCGTGCACAGCTAGAAACTTACAAAAGGCAG GTCCAAGAACTTCATAACAAACTTTCTGAAGAATCCAAAAGAGCTGATACACTAGCATTTGAACAGAAGCGACTGGAAGAGAAGCATGATGCGTTAATTAAAGAGAAAGAG agATTGATAGTTCAGCGTGATGCACTGAAAGAGACAAATGAAGAGCTCAGGTGTTCACAGATGCAGCAGGATCACCTGAACCAAACGG ATGCATCTGCTGTGAAAAGTTACGAAAATCTTGCTGCTGAAATTCTGCCTGTGGAATATAG AGAAATGTTCATCCGGCTGCAGCATGAAAACAAGATGCTCCACTTGCAACAAGAGGGAtcagaaaatgaacaaattgtGGAGCTTCAAGAGAAGCTAGAACAAAAGCATCGAACAATAAATGAATTAGAGACTGAAAACag GCTGAGCAAGGAGCGGGTTGGAGAGCTGCAGCAGCAGATTGAGGACCTCCAGAAGACCTTGCAGGAACAAGAATCCAAGACTGAAGGGGAAGGG TCCAGCAAGCTGAAGCAGAAGATAGCAGCACATAT GGAAAAATTGAGTGAAGTCCATGATGAATTGCAGAAGAAGGAGGCGCTTCTTGCAGACCTGCAGCCAGATCTAAATCAAAATG CACAAAAAATTGAAGAACTGGAAGCAGCTCTGCATAAGAAAGATGAAGATATGAAATCGATGGAGGAGAGGTAtaaaatgtacctggaaaaagcaaGAAGC GTGATAAAAACGTTGGACCCCAAATTAAATCCTGCATCTGCTGAAATCATGTTGCTGAGGAAACAGCTGACAGAGAAAGATAAAAGAATTGAAGCACTTGAG GGAGAATGTAAATTGGCCAGGCTACATGACCATGAAGAAAAGTTAATTGTGTCTGCATGGTACAACAAG AGCTTAGCATTTCATAAACTGGGCATGGAATCTAGACTCCTAAGTGGGAATGCTGCCTACAAAGACGCTGGTCCCTGCACACCCGGGCGCTCTTTCCTTGCACAGCAACGGCACGTGACCAATACCCGAAGGAATCTTTCTGTTAAAGTACCACCTGCAACATCAGATTAA
- the HOOK1 gene encoding protein Hook homolog 1 isoform X1: MEGKPGEQPLCDSLILWLQTFNTAESCKDVQDLTNGVAMAQVLHEIDAAWFDKVWLSRIKEDVGDNWRIKASNLKKVLQGITDYYHEFLGQQISEDLLPDLSQISEHSDPVELGRLLQLILGCAVNCEKKQEHIQVIMTLEESVQHVVMAAIQELMSKEIVGFVSELPGDLEQQLKRTLEELNEVLAEKEELKQRCQELDLQVAALQEEKSSLMSENEIMNDRLDQLDGSLDDTNTAVAKKYFNAQMQLEQLQEENFRLETAKDDYRVHCEELEKQLVELQHRNDELTSLAEESRALKDEIDVLRTLADKTNKLESTVEVYRKKLEDLNDFRRQVKSLQETNMMYMHNTVSLEEELKKANAARAQLETYKRQVQELHNKLSEESKRADTLAFEQKRLEEKHDALIKEKERLIVQRDALKETNEELRCSQMQQDHLNQTDASAVKSYENLAAEILPVEYREMFIRLQHENKMLHLQQEGSENEQIVELQEKLEQKHRTINELETENRLSKERVGELQQQIEDLQKTLQEQESKTEGEGSSKLKQKIAAHMEKLSEVHDELQKKEALLADLQPDLNQNAQKIEELEAALHKKDEDMKSMEERYKMYLEKARSVIKTLDPKLNPASAEIMLLRKQLTEKDKRIEALEGECKLARLHDHEEKLIVSAWYNKSLAFHKLGMESRLLSGNAAYKDAGPCTPGRSFLAQQRHVTNTRRNLSVKVPPATSD; this comes from the exons TTACAAACATTTAATACTGCTGAATCCTGTAAAGATGTTCAGGACTTAACTAATGGTGTTGCCATGGCACAAGTACTTCATGAAAT TGATGCTGCTTGGTTTGACAAAGTTTGGCTAAGCCGTATTAAAGAAGATGTTGGTGACAACTGGAGAATAAAG GCCAGCAATTTGAAGAAGGTTCTTCAAGGAATTACAGATTATTATCATGAG TTTTTAGGTCAGCAGATTTCAGAAGATCTCCTTCCTGATTTAAGCCAGATATCTGAACATTCTGATCCAGTAGAGCTGGGCAGGTTACTGCAGCTTATTTTAGGCTGTGCGGTCAACTGCGAAAAGAAACAAG AGCATATACAAGTTATAATGACACTAGAGGAGTCTGTCCAACACGTTGTTATGGCTGCTATTCAAGAG tTGATGAGCAAAGAAATAGTGGGCTTTGTAAGTGAGTTGCCTGGCGATCTGGAGCAACAG CTGAAAAGAACATTGGAAGAACTCAATGAAGTACTAGCAGAAAAAGAAGAGCTGAAACAAAGATGCCAAGAACTAGACCTACAG GTGGCTGCCCTTCAAGAAGAAAAGAGCAGTTTGATGTCTGAAAATGAGATTATGAATGACAGATTGGACCAGCTGGATGGTTCTCTTGATGATACAAATACTGCAGTTGCAAAGAAGTATTTCAATGCACAAATGCAACTAGAGCAACTACAGGAAGAAAATTTCAG GCTTGAAACTGCAAAAGATGATTATCGTGTTCATTGTGAAGAACTTGAGAAACAACTGGTTGAGCTTCAGCATCGGAATGATGAACTGACCTCTCTGGCAGAAGAATCAAGGGCTCTAAAAGATGAGATTGATGTTCTTAG GACGCTTGCTGACAAGACAAACAAGCTGGAGTCAACCGTTGAGGTTTACCGCAAAAAACTGGAGGACCTGAATGACTTTCGCAGACAGGTGAAATCGCTTCAGGAAACAAATATGATGTATATGCACAATACCGTTAGCCTAGAGGAAGAGCTGAAGAAAGCCAACGCAGCCCGTGCACAGCTAGAAACTTACAAAAGGCAG GTCCAAGAACTTCATAACAAACTTTCTGAAGAATCCAAAAGAGCTGATACACTAGCATTTGAACAGAAGCGACTGGAAGAGAAGCATGATGCGTTAATTAAAGAGAAAGAG agATTGATAGTTCAGCGTGATGCACTGAAAGAGACAAATGAAGAGCTCAGGTGTTCACAGATGCAGCAGGATCACCTGAACCAAACGG ATGCATCTGCTGTGAAAAGTTACGAAAATCTTGCTGCTGAAATTCTGCCTGTGGAATATAG AGAAATGTTCATCCGGCTGCAGCATGAAAACAAGATGCTCCACTTGCAACAAGAGGGAtcagaaaatgaacaaattgtGGAGCTTCAAGAGAAGCTAGAACAAAAGCATCGAACAATAAATGAATTAGAGACTGAAAACag GCTGAGCAAGGAGCGGGTTGGAGAGCTGCAGCAGCAGATTGAGGACCTCCAGAAGACCTTGCAGGAACAAGAATCCAAGACTGAAGGGGAAGGG TCCAGCAAGCTGAAGCAGAAGATAGCAGCACATAT GGAAAAATTGAGTGAAGTCCATGATGAATTGCAGAAGAAGGAGGCGCTTCTTGCAGACCTGCAGCCAGATCTAAATCAAAATG CACAAAAAATTGAAGAACTGGAAGCAGCTCTGCATAAGAAAGATGAAGATATGAAATCGATGGAGGAGAGGTAtaaaatgtacctggaaaaagcaaGAAGC GTGATAAAAACGTTGGACCCCAAATTAAATCCTGCATCTGCTGAAATCATGTTGCTGAGGAAACAGCTGACAGAGAAAGATAAAAGAATTGAAGCACTTGAG GGAGAATGTAAATTGGCCAGGCTACATGACCATGAAGAAAAGTTAATTGTGTCTGCATGGTACAACAAG AGCTTAGCATTTCATAAACTGGGCATGGAATCTAGACTCCTAAGTGGGAATGCTGCCTACAAAGACGCTGGTCCCTGCACACCCGGGCGCTCTTTCCTTGCACAGCAACGGCACGTGACCAATACCCGAAGGAATCTTTCTGTTAAAGTACCACCTGCAACATCAGATTAA